One genomic region from Spiroplasma endosymbiont of Polydrusus cervinus encodes:
- a CDS encoding transposase family protein, whose protein sequence is MARKGQKFNKYTAYFRKMIVQEVKNNSISFIAKKYQINKKTVASWYENFKKGILNTNKGPKESFEKRDLNYYKVRYELLKKLHDFYN, encoded by the coding sequence ATGGCAAGAAAAGGACAAAAATTTAATAAATATACAGCATATTTTCGAAAAATGATAGTACAAGAGGTTAAAAATAATAGTATAAGTTTTATTGCAAAAAAATATCAAATTAATAAAAAAACTGTTGCTTCATGGTATGAAAATTTTAAGAAAGGAATTTTAAACACCAATAAAGGTCCAAAAGAATCATTTGAAAAAAGAGATTTAAACTATTACAAAGTTAGGTATGAATTACTAAAAAAGCTTCATGACTTTTACAATTAA
- a CDS encoding NAD(+)/NADH kinase has translation MFKYAIIANDYQESTQLVTKIKKLLQEEHFEEDLVNPQYVFIIGGDGTLLRAVNKFQEIIDKVAFIVIKSGSLGFYANYDQNTYPKAIANILNQKINLREMPLLEIKYNQNLIRYALNEAKVVDHVKTIRTEIYVNNELLEHFRGSGLVFATKTGSMGYMRAINGSIIATNTSTLWQLKEIAPVANSTFSTINASMILDQEQVVRLTGELVGKSLVIDTYESEILNSDVELKISQKTLNLFYDSENDLSMIAKMKLLFVHFVNCVYCKTKS, from the coding sequence ATGTTTAAATATGCGATTATTGCCAATGATTATCAGGAATCAACACAGTTGGTTACTAAAATTAAGAAACTTTTACAAGAGGAACATTTCGAAGAAGACCTTGTTAATCCGCAATATGTTTTTATTATTGGGGGAGATGGAACCTTATTACGAGCAGTTAATAAATTTCAAGAGATTATTGACAAAGTTGCTTTTATTGTTATTAAGTCAGGTTCATTAGGGTTTTATGCCAATTATGATCAAAATACTTATCCAAAAGCAATTGCTAACATTCTTAATCAGAAGATTAATCTGCGTGAAATGCCCTTATTAGAAATTAAATATAATCAAAATTTAATTCGGTATGCTTTAAATGAAGCGAAGGTTGTTGATCATGTTAAAACAATTAGAACTGAGATTTATGTTAATAATGAATTATTAGAACATTTCAGGGGAAGTGGTCTTGTTTTTGCAACTAAAACGGGGTCAATGGGTTATATGCGAGCAATTAATGGTTCAATTATTGCGACTAATACTTCAACTTTATGGCAATTAAAAGAAATTGCTCCCGTTGCAAATTCAACTTTTTCAACAATTAATGCTTCGATGATTTTAGACCAAGAACAAGTAGTGCGGTTAACAGGGGAGTTAGTTGGAAAGAGTTTGGTCATTGATACTTATGAATCAGAAATTTTAAATTCTGATGTGGAATTAAAAATTAGTCAGAAAACATTAAATTTATTTTATGATAGTGAAAATGATTTAAGTATGATTGCCAAGATGAAGTTATTATTTGTTCATTTTGTAAATTGTGTATACTGTAAAACTAAATCATAA
- a CDS encoding transposase family protein, with protein sequence MARKGQKFNKYTAYFQKMIVQEVKNNSISFIAKKYQINKKTVASWYENFKKGILNTNKSPKESFKKRDLNYYKVRYELLKKLHDFYN encoded by the coding sequence ATGGCAAGAAAAGGACAAAAATTTAATAAATATACAGCATATTTTCAAAAAATGATAGTACAAGAGGTTAAAAATAATAGTATAAGTTTTATTGCAAAAAAATATCAAATTAATAAAAAAACTGTTGCTTCATGGTATGAAAATTTTAAGAAAGGAATTTTAAACACCAATAAAAGTCCAAAAGAATCATTTAAAAAAAGAGATTTAAACTATTACAAAGTTAGGTATGAATTACTAAAAAAGCTTCATGACTTTTACAATTAA
- a CDS encoding lipoprotein, translating into MKKLLSILGAIVLTATSTTSLISCEKPNNSENGE; encoded by the coding sequence ATGAAAAAGTTACTAAGTATTTTAGGAGCAATCGTATTAACAGCAACAAGTACAACATCATTAATTAGTTGCGAAAAACCAAATAATAGTGAAAACGGCGAGTAA
- a CDS encoding ABC-F family ATP-binding cassette domain-containing protein, which produces MSLINIENLSHANGGKILYKNSSIRINKGEHLALIGANGTGKTTLLSIIYGKITPDQGDVELHPRVKIGYLDQHQELDGSLTVDQFLKLTYQHLFDIEEKIHAIYEKMSFTYDEDELVKALKLQEHLDQNGFETIDKEIRSLVDGLGIDPEKLNVKLSELSGGQRGKVILAKLLLSENDFLLLDEPTNFLDLEQVEWLAKFLQNYEKDFLVVSHDIYFINKVARIIYAIENLSINRYVGNYQQYLALSELKNDQYDKAQKNQERLIKKLETYVAKNKARASTAKIAQSRQKKIDKMDVIDKRHELTKPKFVFKYKKPTATTIVSAEQLAIGYQFPLIKLLTFDIRDGEKCIVRGYNGIGKTTFLNTLAGNIPNLGGTLKIDNGVVIAYFHQIEDLIDVTPIKYLKHLYPNLEDGRIRSILANFGVKSTLMKNKMEKLSGGEQTKVRLSALSLQPCSLLILDEPTNHIDVLAKEALLEAIQAFEGTVLITTHDINFNVNWANKVLDFETMI; this is translated from the coding sequence ATGAGTTTAATTAATATTGAAAATTTAAGTCATGCTAACGGTGGAAAGATTTTATATAAAAATTCATCAATTCGAATTAATAAGGGTGAACACTTAGCATTAATCGGAGCCAATGGAACAGGGAAGACAACTTTACTAAGCATTATTTATGGTAAGATTACTCCTGACCAAGGGGACGTTGAATTGCACCCACGAGTAAAGATTGGTTATCTAGATCAGCATCAGGAGTTAGATGGGTCATTAACAGTTGACCAATTTTTAAAATTAACATATCAACATTTATTTGACATTGAAGAAAAAATTCATGCGATTTATGAAAAGATGAGTTTTACTTATGATGAAGATGAACTTGTTAAAGCATTGAAATTACAGGAACACTTAGATCAAAATGGATTTGAAACAATTGATAAGGAAATTCGCAGTTTAGTTGATGGTTTAGGAATTGATCCAGAAAAGTTAAATGTAAAATTGTCCGAATTATCTGGTGGGCAACGAGGAAAAGTTATTTTAGCGAAGTTATTATTATCTGAGAATGATTTTTTGTTATTAGATGAACCAACTAACTTTTTAGATTTAGAACAAGTTGAATGATTAGCAAAATTTTTACAAAACTATGAGAAAGATTTTTTAGTTGTTTCGCATGATATTTATTTTATTAACAAAGTAGCACGAATAATTTATGCTATTGAAAATTTAAGTATTAATCGCTATGTTGGTAATTATCAACAATATTTAGCCTTGAGTGAATTAAAAAATGACCAATATGATAAGGCCCAAAAAAACCAAGAGCGCTTAATTAAAAAATTAGAAACTTATGTGGCAAAAAATAAAGCTCGTGCTTCAACAGCAAAAATTGCCCAATCACGTCAAAAAAAAATTGATAAAATGGATGTGATAGACAAACGTCATGAATTAACAAAACCAAAATTTGTTTTTAAATATAAGAAACCGACAGCAACAACGATTGTTAGTGCTGAGCAATTAGCAATTGGTTATCAGTTTCCTTTAATTAAGCTTTTAACTTTTGATATTCGTGATGGCGAAAAATGTATTGTGCGGGGATATAATGGAATTGGGAAAACAACCTTTTTAAATACTTTAGCAGGGAATATTCCTAATTTAGGGGGAACTTTAAAAATTGATAATGGGGTTGTTATTGCATATTTCCATCAAATTGAAGATTTAATAGATGTTACTCCAATTAAATATTTAAAACATTTATATCCAAATTTAGAAGATGGCCGCATTCGCAGTATTTTGGCAAACTTTGGTGTTAAAAGTACTTTAATGAAAAACAAGATGGAAAAATTATCGGGAGGTGAACAAACCAAAGTTCGCTTATCTGCCTTATCATTACAACCATGTAGTTTATTAATTTTAGATGAACCAACAAACCATATTGATGTTTTAGCGAAAGAAGCATTGTTAGAAGCAATTCAAGCGTTTGAGGGAACCGTTTTAATTACAACGCATGATATTAATTTTAATGTGAATTGAGCTAATAAAGTGCTTGATTTTGAAACAATGATTTAG
- a CDS encoding YfcC family protein: MDVKSKKKFKFKLPTAFTILLGITLLIIIISWIPGTTQTWTDADGKVLGGPAGIFDLFLAPMQGFKDKVDVIVFILVLGGFLGIIIQLKALDAGIGRLVVKMKGCEIWIIPIVMFLFSVGGTTYGMGEETIALYPVIISVLLAAGFDVLTAVMAILFGAGIGCIGSTLNPFVIQVAADSAGIPDLTSTTGIIWRAVSWVLLTAGGISFVVWYALRVRRTPGKSPLFDKKDFYEAEFAIVDDLPEYNGKRKAIMAIFMLSFIFMIFSLIGWDKFGIPFFVNFTELVSKHALFIAHFFTPLGQWSFMEISAFFFIASIIIALINWKGEENYVNSFISGSADILSVCLVIAFATGIGFIMTNTGMQTKLISGLSAPVSKLGRTGFIMVAFFFFLIISFVIPSSSGFAQTVFPILGPVANSVAVGLTSETITAFSFANGIINLISPTSAILMAALSISKISYGSFMKASWPLIVGIVVATIILLGIGTLLPISYPAVAPFSETINPLNLN, translated from the coding sequence ATGGATGTAAAAAGTAAAAAGAAGTTTAAATTTAAATTACCAACAGCATTCACAATTTTATTGGGAATTACGTTGCTAATTATTATAATTTCCTGGATTCCAGGAACAACGCAAACATGAACAGATGCGGATGGAAAAGTTCTTGGAGGACCTGCCGGAATTTTTGACTTATTTTTAGCCCCAATGCAAGGGTTTAAAGATAAAGTTGATGTTATTGTCTTTATTTTAGTCCTAGGAGGATTCTTAGGAATTATTATTCAATTGAAAGCATTAGATGCGGGAATTGGCCGTTTAGTTGTTAAAATGAAAGGCTGTGAAATCTGAATTATTCCAATTGTAATGTTTTTATTTTCCGTTGGAGGAACAACTTATGGAATGGGTGAAGAAACAATTGCCTTATATCCAGTTATTATTTCGGTGTTATTAGCTGCTGGTTTTGATGTTTTAACCGCAGTAATGGCAATTTTATTTGGAGCAGGAATTGGATGTATTGGGTCAACCTTAAATCCATTTGTAATTCAAGTTGCTGCCGATTCAGCTGGTATTCCTGATTTAACATCAACAACAGGAATCATTTGAAGAGCTGTTTCATGAGTATTACTAACTGCGGGAGGAATTTCTTTTGTTGTTTGATATGCCTTACGTGTGCGTCGTACTCCAGGGAAATCACCATTATTTGATAAAAAAGATTTTTATGAAGCAGAATTTGCGATTGTTGATGATTTACCAGAATATAATGGTAAACGAAAAGCAATTATGGCAATCTTTATGCTAAGTTTTATTTTTATGATTTTTTCCTTAATTGGATGAGATAAATTTGGAATTCCATTCTTTGTTAATTTTACCGAGTTAGTTAGCAAACATGCTCTGTTTATTGCGCATTTCTTTACGCCATTAGGACAATGATCATTTATGGAAATTTCCGCTTTTTTCTTCATTGCATCAATTATTATTGCATTAATTAATTGAAAAGGTGAAGAAAACTATGTTAATAGTTTTATTAGTGGTTCAGCTGATATTCTATCAGTTTGTTTAGTTATTGCCTTTGCTACGGGAATTGGTTTTATTATGACTAATACGGGAATGCAAACAAAATTAATTAGTGGCTTATCAGCCCCAGTGTCAAAATTAGGAAGAACCGGTTTTATTATGGTAGCCTTTTTTTTCTTCTTAATTATTTCATTTGTTATTCCATCGAGTTCTGGTTTTGCACAAACTGTTTTCCCAATTTTAGGACCAGTTGCTAATAGCGTTGCCGTTGGATTAACATCGGAAACAATCACAGCCTTTTCATTTGCGAATGGAATTATTAATTTAATTTCACCAACAAGTGCAATTTTAATGGCCGCCTTATCAATTTCAAAAATTTCTTATGGTAGCTTTATGAAAGCATCATGACCATTAATTGTTGGAATTGTCGTGGCAACCATCATCTTATTAGGAATCGGTACCTTGTTACCAATTTCTTATCCGGCTGTTGCTCCTTTCAGTGAAACAATCAATCCATTAAATTTAAATTAA
- a CDS encoding M17 family metallopeptidase — MILLNDKKQDLTLKAVFKDDEINPLVVQENGTTTLISEQKTIYVYFEKALTFKSAEDFIKKFMTTIKYNLNIDVDTFKKGAEANSHLFQALAEGTLYALNDSYNLKTGKKEKTDYTVNLIHTCEKAPAAFKEIQIKMEFVNFARMLQDTPPNLMYPEVFAEKIIAMAKGIPNLKVTILDKKEIEKEKMRLLLSVNAGSYLEPRVVILEYLGDSSKKEKVGLIGKGITFDSGGYNLKPSTALTGMKFDMSGAAIVCSTVLALAKAQVKTNIAAVACLTENRIGGKTTLTESVITSMNGKTVQIDNTDAEGRLVLADGITYAIHKLNVYKLIEVSTLTGAILVALGKWLTGVFANNDAWYDQFAQAATNAHEGIWRMPILEEHTAIMRKTPIADLTNAESSSFAASSTAAAFLCEFVEEKPYIHLDIAGTADTNDGRGTGIMIKTLFELFKG, encoded by the coding sequence ATGATATTATTAAATGATAAGAAACAAGATTTAACTTTAAAAGCAGTTTTTAAAGATGACGAAATTAACCCCTTAGTTGTTCAAGAAAATGGCACAACAACTTTAATTTCAGAACAAAAAACAATTTATGTTTATTTTGAAAAAGCGTTAACTTTTAAAAGTGCAGAAGATTTTATAAAAAAATTTATGACAACAATCAAATATAATTTAAACATTGATGTTGATACTTTCAAAAAAGGAGCCGAAGCAAATAGTCATCTTTTCCAAGCCTTAGCCGAAGGAACACTATATGCATTAAATGATAGTTATAATTTAAAAACAGGTAAAAAAGAAAAAACAGATTACACCGTTAATTTAATTCACACCTGTGAAAAAGCGCCTGCCGCATTTAAAGAAATTCAAATTAAAATGGAATTTGTGAACTTTGCCCGTATGTTACAAGATACTCCTCCAAATTTAATGTATCCAGAAGTTTTTGCTGAAAAAATTATAGCAATGGCAAAAGGAATCCCAAATTTAAAAGTGACAATTTTAGATAAAAAAGAAATTGAAAAAGAAAAAATGAGGTTACTTTTATCTGTTAACGCTGGAAGTTACTTAGAACCACGCGTTGTTATTTTAGAATATTTAGGTGATAGTAGCAAAAAAGAAAAAGTTGGGTTAATTGGAAAAGGAATTACTTTTGATAGTGGTGGATATAATTTAAAACCTTCAACAGCCTTAACTGGAATGAAATTTGATATGTCTGGAGCAGCAATTGTTTGTTCAACTGTCTTAGCTTTAGCAAAAGCCCAAGTTAAAACAAATATTGCCGCAGTAGCTTGTTTAACAGAAAACCGTATTGGTGGTAAAACAACCCTAACAGAATCAGTTATTACTTCAATGAATGGAAAAACAGTTCAAATTGACAATACTGATGCTGAAGGAAGATTAGTCCTAGCCGATGGTATTACTTATGCTATTCATAAATTAAATGTTTATAAATTAATTGAAGTTTCAACTTTAACTGGAGCAATTCTAGTTGCCTTAGGAAAATGATTAACTGGAGTCTTTGCTAACAATGATGCTTGATATGATCAATTTGCTCAAGCGGCAACTAATGCCCATGAAGGAATTTGAAGAATGCCAATTTTAGAAGAGCACACTGCCATAATGCGAAAAACACCAATTGCCGATTTAACAAATGCTGAAAGTTCAAGTTTTGCTGCTAGCTCAACTGCTGCTGCCTTCCTATGCGAATTTGTGGAAGAAAAACCATATATTCATTTAGACATTGCTGGAACAGCAGATACTAATGATGGTCGTGGAACCGGAATAATGATTAAAACATTATTTGAATTATTTAAAGGATAA
- a CDS encoding UPF0236 family transposase-like protein: MWNEKKKLKEKIKKHSIFSIVHTGFDKEKSTKKRPLIANKLGVIELDNIPEYIKKNSKLTNFVNKLLILITSYYDINDNIEFMVLGDGATWIKNIAKFIQEYFSKNKVHYTIDKFHLASRFKKLYPYQRKNKQNKETYHKAVDYFLMLNMKNY, translated from the coding sequence ATGTGAAATGAAAAGAAAAAATTAAAAGAAAAAATAAAAAAACATAGTATATTTTCAATTGTTCATACTGGATTTGATAAAGAAAAATCAACTAAAAAAAGACCTTTAATTGCAAATAAATTAGGTGTTATAGAACTAGATAATATCCCAGAATATATTAAAAAAAATAGTAAATTAACTAATTTTGTTAATAAATTACTTATATTAATTACAAGTTATTATGATATTAATGACAATATTGAATTTATGGTATTGGGTGATGGAGCAACATGAATTAAAAATATTGCAAAATTTATTCAAGAGTACTTTTCTAAAAATAAAGTACATTACACGATAGATAAATTTCATCTTGCAAGTAGATTTAAAAAATTATATCCTTATCAACGTAAAAACAAGCAAAATAAAGAAACATATCATAAAGCAGTTGATTATTTTTTAATGCTAAATATGAAGAATTATTAG
- a CDS encoding Mbov_0401 family ICE element transposase-like protein, translating to MDNSVKEKILSFIGEKKRYQDILDTMEYVKLCLKTISNIMKNAKTNQEYYFNKTDKKIKISHTLYIQIDGAYLKMWNNKKQKKKKIKKHIIFSTVHTGFDEEKYTVKRPVIANKLGVIELDNIPEYIKKDGKLTNFISKLLILITSYYDINDNIEIRVLGDGATWIKNIAKFIQEYFSKNKVHYTIDKFHLTSRFKKLYPYQSKNKENRETYHKVIAYFYSAKYEELLKCLKSSTSFIKETKTKLLKETIGLIKNNEEGIRNQSLLNNIGCHVEGDISHYCKGVMLKKVIYHEKTIKNKLNTSMMKFKNKIDLFNSEENKLNYLVNNLNNNLQQNLYLY from the coding sequence ATAGATAATAGTGTTAAAGAAAAAATATTATCATTTATTGGTGAGAAAAAAAGATACCAAGATATTTTAGATACAATGGAATATGTAAAACTTTGTCTAAAAACAATTTCAAATATTATGAAAAATGCAAAAACAAACCAAGAATATTATTTTAATAAAACTGATAAAAAAATAAAAATATCGCATACTTTATATATTCAAATTGATGGTGCTTATTTAAAAATGTGAAATAACAAGAAACAGAAAAAGAAAAAAATAAAGAAACATATTATATTTTCAACTGTTCATACTGGCTTTGATGAAGAAAAATATACTGTAAAAAGACCTGTAATTGCAAACAAATTAGGTGTGATCGAATTAGATAATATTCCAGAATATATTAAAAAAGATGGGAAATTAACTAATTTTATCAGTAAATTACTTATATTAATTACAAGTTATTACGATATTAACGACAATATTGAAATTAGGGTTTTGGGCGATGGTGCTACTTGAATTAAAAATATTGCAAAATTTATTCAAGAGTACTTTTCTAAAAATAAGGTCCATTACACAATAGATAAATTTCATCTTACAAGTAGATTTAAAAAATTATATCCTTATCAAAGTAAAAATAAAGAAAATAGAGAAACATACCATAAAGTTATTGCTTATTTTTATTCTGCTAAATATGAAGAATTATTAAAATGCTTAAAAAGTAGTACATCTTTTATAAAAGAAACAAAAACAAAGTTATTAAAAGAAACAATTGGATTAATTAAAAATAATGAAGAAGGCATTAGAAACCAGTCATTATTAAATAATATCGGTTGTCATGTTGAGGGTGATATTTCTCATTATTGTAAAGGCGTTATGCTCAAAAAAGTAATTTATCATGAAAAAACTATTAAAAATAAATTAAATACTAGTATGATGAAATTTAAAAATAAAATTGATTTATTTAATTCAGAAGAAAATAAGTTAAATTATTTAGTTAATAATTTAAATAATAATTTACAACAAAATTTATATCTTTATTAA
- a CDS encoding DDE-type integrase/transposase/recombinase, with product MKENNIQAEYVKRMRRKILIKQNRNKNIIKYPDLVNRNFNDIKERFSILFTDVTYLIWNGKKHYQSTILDGYTKEIIDVKWSKFNNNKLVIDNLNDAINKIKKIKKDLNKIIIHSDHGYQYTSKDYNSKCLDNKIIISMGKNYHCADNIIIESFHSLLKKGTIHNKNYKSHNEYINDVKKWNKWYSNQKEKYIINESL from the coding sequence ATGAAAGAAAATAATATTCAAGCTGAATATGTAAAGCGTATGCGTAGAAAAATATTAATAAAACAAAATAGAAATAAAAATATAATTAAATATCCTGATTTAGTAAATCGTAATTTTAATGATATTAAAGAAAGATTTTCAATTTTATTTACTGATGTAACTTATTTAATTTGAAATGGTAAAAAACATTATCAATCAACAATACTTGATGGATATACTAAAGAAATTATTGATGTAAAATGATCAAAATTTAATAATAACAAACTTGTAATTGATAATTTAAATGATGCAATTAATAAAATTAAAAAAATAAAAAAAGATTTAAATAAAATAATAATTCATTCAGATCACGGATATCAATATACATCTAAAGATTACAATAGTAAATGTTTAGATAACAAAATTATAATTTCAATGGGTAAAAATTATCATTGTGCAGACAACATTATTATTGAAAGTTTTCATTCATTACTTAAAAAAGGAACAATCCATAATAAAAATTATAAATCTCATAATGAATATATTAATGATGTTAAAAAATGAAATAAATGATATTCAAACCAAAAAGAAAAATATATAATAAATGAAAGTTTGTAA
- the tpiA gene encoding triose-phosphate isomerase, with protein sequence MRKPIIIGNWKMYKTTSETIDFFKEVDHACADLTVDAGVAVPFVNLALAKQHAHNLIIAAQNCHYEDLGAFTGEISVNMLKDLKLTHVIIGHSECRQMFNETDETVNLKAKKILAKGMVPIICCGESLEQYEKNQTQQVVESQIEKALQGIYLEDVKTIVIAYEPIWAIGTGKTATSEISQNVCAIIRAKIASLYDEVVANVVRIQYGGSVKPENIKELLAQPDIDGALVGGASLEPKSFLGLVK encoded by the coding sequence ATGCGAAAACCAATTATTATTGGAAATTGAAAAATGTATAAAACAACAAGTGAAACAATTGATTTCTTCAAAGAAGTGGATCATGCTTGTGCTGATTTAACAGTTGATGCGGGTGTTGCTGTCCCATTTGTTAATTTAGCATTGGCGAAACAACATGCTCATAATTTAATTATTGCGGCGCAAAACTGTCATTATGAAGATTTGGGAGCTTTTACCGGCGAAATTTCAGTTAATATGTTGAAAGACTTAAAACTGACTCATGTGATTATTGGTCATTCAGAATGTCGTCAAATGTTTAATGAAACGGATGAAACAGTAAACTTAAAAGCAAAAAAAATATTAGCTAAAGGAATGGTTCCAATCATTTGTTGTGGTGAATCCCTAGAACAATATGAAAAAAATCAAACCCAACAAGTTGTTGAGAGCCAAATTGAAAAAGCCTTACAAGGAATTTATTTGGAAGATGTTAAAACAATTGTAATTGCTTATGAGCCAATTTGAGCCATTGGAACGGGTAAAACAGCGACATCAGAAATTTCTCAAAATGTTTGTGCCATTATTCGGGCAAAAATTGCAAGCCTTTATGATGAAGTGGTTGCAAATGTTGTGCGAATTCAATATGGTGGTAGTGTTAAACCAGAAAATATTAAAGAATTATTAGCACAACCAGATATTGATGGAGCCTTAGTTGGTGGGGCTAGTTTAGAACCAAAATCTTTTTTAGGGTTAGTGAAATAA
- a CDS encoding UPF0236 family transposase-like protein, which translates to MINIDENFFNNSINFFDKQSIEIIQQNLEDCDEWIFKNYKNDETLKEFKDYKVKEIKLRTLTILNGKITFKRRKYYKINPETGKEEYIFPLDKLLGIEKWQRIDNTVKEKILSFIGNKKTYQDILDTMEHVKICIKTISNIMKNAKTDKEYYINKTDKK; encoded by the coding sequence ATGATAAATATTGATGAGAATTTTTTTAACAATTCTATTAATTTTTTTGATAAACAAAGTATTGAAATTATTCAACAAAATTTAGAAGATTGTGATGAATGAATTTTTAAAAATTATAAAAATGATGAAACTTTAAAAGAATTTAAAGATTATAAAGTAAAAGAAATAAAACTAAGAACATTAACTATTTTAAATGGGAAAATAACTTTTAAAAGAAGAAAATATTATAAAATTAATCCAGAAACAGGCAAAGAAGAATATATTTTTCCTTTGGATAAGCTTTTAGGAATTGAAAAATGACAAAGAATAGATAATACTGTTAAAGAAAAAATATTATCATTTATTGGCAATAAAAAAACATATCAAGATATTTTAGATACTATGGAACATGTAAAAATTTGTATAAAAACAATTTCAAATATTATGAAAAATGCAAAAACTGATAAAGAATATTATATTAATAAAACTGATAAAAAATAA
- a CDS encoding integrase core domain-containing protein translates to MIDNLNDAINKIKKIKKDLNKTIIHSDHGYQYTSKDYNSKCLDNKIIISMGKNYHCADNIIIESFHSLLKKGTIHNKNYKSHNEYINDVKKWNKWYSNQKEKYIINESL, encoded by the coding sequence TTGATTGATAATTTAAATGATGCAATTAATAAAATTAAAAAAATAAAAAAAGATCTAAATAAAACAATAATTCATTCAGATCACGGATATCAATATACATCTAAAGATTATAATAGTAAATGTTTAGATAACAAAATTATAATTTCAATGGGTAAAAATTATCATTGTGCAGACAACATTATTATTGAAAGTTTTCATTCATTACTTAAAAAAGGAACAATCCATAATAAAAATTATAAATCTCATAATGAATATATTAATGATGTTAAAAAATGAAATAAATGATATTCAAACCAAAAAGAAAAATATATAATAAATGAAAGTTTGTAA
- a CDS encoding DDE-type integrase/transposase/recombinase: MKENNIQAEYVKRMRRKILIKQNRNKNIIKYPDLVNRNFNDIKERFSILFTDITYLIWNGKKHYQSTILDGYTKEIIDVKWSKFNNNKLVINNLNDAINKIKKIKKDLNKTIIHSDHGYQYTSKDYNSKCLDNKIIISMGKNYHCADNIIIESFHSLLKKGTIHNKNYKSHNEYINDVKKWNKWYSNQKEKYIINESL, translated from the coding sequence ATGAAAGAAAATAATATTCAAGCTGAATATGTAAAGCGTATGCGTAGAAAAATATTAATAAAACAAAATAGAAATAAAAATATAATTAAATATCCTGATTTAGTAAATCGTAATTTTAATGATATTAAAGAAAGATTTTCAATTTTATTTACTGATATAACTTATTTAATTTGAAATGGTAAAAAACATTATCAATCAACAATACTTGATGGATATACTAAAGAAATTATTGATGTAAAATGATCAAAATTTAATAATAACAAACTTGTAATTAATAATTTAAATGATGCAATTAATAAAATTAAAAAAATAAAAAAAGATTTAAATAAAACAATAATTCATTCAGATCACGGATATCAATATACATCTAAAGATTACAATAGTAAATGTTTAGATAACAAAATTATAATTTCAATGGGTAAAAATTATCATTGTGCAGACAACATTATTATTGAAAGTTTTCATTCATTACTTAAAAAAGGAACAATCCATAATAAAAATTATAAATCTCATAATGAATATATTAATGATGTTAAAAAATGAAATAAATGATATTCAAACCAAAAAGAAAAATATATAATAAATGAAAGTTTGTAA
- a CDS encoding lipoprotein, with protein sequence MYNNYNILTILGAIGLTATSTTSLISCEKPNNSENGE encoded by the coding sequence TTGTACAATAATTATAATATTTTAACTATTTTAGGAGCAATCGGATTAACAGCAACAAGTACAACATCATTAATTAGTTGCGAAAAACCAAATAATAGTGAAAACGGGGAGTAA